The Candidatus Nanosynbacter lyticus genome window below encodes:
- a CDS encoding S41 family peptidase: MTEQRRVGMRARLFLGGLLIAIVSFAAGTRSDLIVAQVGSLFGLRTATGSLDLSAVQRVYRELKAHYDGNLDEQALTRGAARGMVAATGDPHTAYMDPDEAKEFEKSLSGNIGGGIGAEIAKRHNVPTIIRPLKNSPAEKAGVKAGDAIVKVNDTVVTNMPVDQVVQRIRGDVGTTVKLVLSRGDERKDITVTREEVVAPAAEWKIDGEIGILTVGRFNDDTGKQARQAAEEFRSAGVKKVILDLRGNPGGTVAAAQALAGLWLNHEVVMTQRRGEQVISTEKSTGQPLLGDIKTVVLINGGSASASEIVAGALKDHGKATLVGEKTYGKGSVQRPIDLADGSVLKVTEARWYTPHGKNIDKSGIEPDVKVEMTAGAADNGRDPQLEKAKSV; encoded by the coding sequence ATGACAGAGCAACGGAGGGTAGGAATGCGGGCTCGCTTGTTTTTGGGCGGGCTGCTGATCGCGATTGTGAGTTTTGCGGCCGGGACGCGGTCGGATCTGATCGTGGCGCAGGTCGGGTCGCTGTTTGGTCTCAGAACAGCAACGGGGTCGCTGGATTTATCAGCGGTGCAGCGCGTGTACCGTGAGCTAAAGGCTCATTATGACGGTAATTTGGATGAGCAAGCACTTACGCGTGGGGCGGCGCGCGGTATGGTGGCAGCGACGGGCGATCCGCACACGGCGTACATGGATCCGGATGAAGCCAAGGAGTTTGAGAAGAGCTTGTCGGGCAATATTGGTGGCGGTATCGGGGCGGAAATTGCCAAGCGGCATAACGTGCCGACGATCATCCGGCCGCTAAAGAATAGCCCAGCCGAAAAGGCGGGCGTCAAAGCTGGTGATGCCATCGTCAAGGTCAATGACACGGTGGTGACTAATATGCCGGTTGATCAAGTGGTGCAGCGTATTCGTGGCGACGTTGGCACGACGGTCAAGTTGGTGCTGTCGCGTGGCGACGAGCGTAAAGATATAACGGTGACACGCGAGGAGGTCGTCGCGCCGGCTGCCGAGTGGAAGATCGACGGTGAGATCGGTATTTTAACGGTGGGCCGTTTTAATGACGATACCGGCAAGCAAGCGCGCCAAGCCGCCGAGGAATTCCGTTCGGCAGGCGTCAAGAAAGTCATCCTCGATCTCAGGGGAAATCCTGGCGGTACGGTGGCGGCTGCACAGGCGTTAGCGGGGTTGTGGCTCAATCATGAGGTGGTAATGACCCAACGGCGCGGTGAGCAGGTTATCTCGACCGAGAAATCAACCGGCCAGCCGCTTCTCGGTGATATCAAGACGGTCGTGCTGATCAACGGTGGTAGTGCCAGCGCCAGCGAGATCGTGGCGGGGGCGCTCAAGGATCACGGCAAGGCAACGCTGGTTGGCGAAAAAACCTATGGCAAGGGCAGTGTACAGCGGCCGATTGATTTGGCAGACGGCTCGGTTCTAAAAGTGACCGAGGCGCGCTGGTATACGCCGCACGGCAAGAATATTGACAAGTCGGGTATCGAACCGGATGTTAAGGTCGAGATGACGGCTGGGGCGGCAGATAATGGACGCGATCCACAGTTAGAGAAGGCAAAGAGTGTATAA
- a CDS encoding response regulator — MQHRKKILLVEDDTALAAVYRSRLELEGFEIREVHNGEDALSATVAFRPDLIVLDAMMPKISGFDVLDILRNTPETTNVRVIMLTALSQQKDRERAEALGVDEYLVKSQVVIGDVVARVKHHLGMSQSFEN; from the coding sequence ATGCAACACAGAAAAAAAATACTACTGGTTGAAGATGACACGGCACTGGCGGCGGTCTATCGGTCGCGGCTGGAGCTGGAGGGCTTTGAGATTCGTGAGGTGCATAATGGTGAGGACGCGCTGTCGGCAACGGTGGCGTTTCGGCCGGATCTGATCGTACTGGATGCTATGATGCCAAAAATTAGCGGCTTTGACGTGCTCGATATCCTGCGCAATACGCCAGAAACGACCAATGTGCGGGTAATTATGCTAACGGCGCTGAGTCAGCAGAAGGACCGGGAGCGGGCAGAGGCGCTCGGAGTAGACGAATATCTCGTCAAATCGCAGGTGGTGATCGGCGACGTGGTAGCGCGAGTGAAGCATCATTTGGGCATGTCGCAGTCGTTTGAAAACTAG
- a CDS encoding DUF2721 domain-containing protein, which produces MEWLPKITEDTLTVLRRPVSLAEAREYRRRMELSRWSLGFDTSLADMAVLAVVWVIFCIGLAVLMSLVPHWLVLVVMIGILATTSMIVFFRASRRAIRRHIRMADFASCCGLEYDPVGKADTIGPGLLFDVGYSRHYRGVLSYGRDGQRLLEVGRYEYTVGSGKQRRTYTWYYAGMRLPRRVPHLVLDSKSNDGTVMGKALISNLPVVISNSQRISLEGDFDTYFTLYAPKQYDVDVRYVLTPDVMAALVDKSSRFDVELVDDMAFFYALQNETPDEQVLGDIFTALAVVGRELHDQIDGYADDRVEGARHSNKIAEQGKRLKKRTRPAAL; this is translated from the coding sequence GTGGAATGGTTGCCAAAAATTACCGAAGATACGCTGACAGTACTACGCCGGCCGGTCTCGTTGGCAGAAGCGAGGGAGTATCGGCGGCGTATGGAACTTTCTCGTTGGTCGCTGGGGTTTGATACGTCGCTAGCCGACATGGCGGTGCTGGCGGTCGTGTGGGTTATCTTTTGTATCGGACTTGCTGTTTTGATGTCACTTGTGCCGCACTGGCTCGTTTTGGTGGTGATGATTGGTATATTGGCCACCACGTCAATGATTGTCTTTTTCCGCGCCTCAAGGCGGGCGATACGTCGGCATATACGAATGGCTGACTTTGCGTCTTGTTGTGGATTGGAATATGATCCAGTCGGTAAAGCTGACACAATCGGCCCTGGTCTATTGTTTGATGTCGGCTATTCGCGGCATTATCGCGGCGTGTTGTCGTATGGACGCGACGGACAGCGACTACTGGAAGTCGGTCGTTACGAATATACGGTTGGTAGCGGTAAACAGCGGCGGACGTATACCTGGTACTACGCTGGGATGCGCCTACCTCGCAGGGTGCCGCACTTGGTGCTGGACTCGAAATCCAACGATGGGACTGTGATGGGTAAGGCGCTGATCAGTAATCTGCCGGTGGTGATTTCGAACAGTCAGCGCATCAGTTTGGAGGGCGATTTTGATACGTATTTCACATTATACGCGCCAAAGCAGTATGATGTTGATGTGCGCTATGTACTGACGCCGGATGTTATGGCGGCGCTGGTTGACAAGTCATCTCGTTTCGATGTCGAGCTGGTAGATGATATGGCGTTTTTCTATGCGTTGCAAAACGAGACACCTGATGAGCAAGTACTCGGCGACATATTTACGGCGTTGGCAGTCGTGGGTCGTGAGCTACATGACCAGATTGATGGGTACGCTGACGACCGTGTCGAAGGCGCGCGTCACAGTAACAAAATCGCAGAGCAGGGCAAGCGGCTGAAAAAACGAACGCGACCAGCGGCGCTGTAA
- a CDS encoding 50S ribosomal protein L27, with product MSKVKAGGSSKNIHNNPGQRLGVKRFGGQKVNAGEVLVRQTGATKIAGEGAYMSRNYTIHAAKSGVVTFKQVKKTKFTGKTERRTQVCVG from the coding sequence ATGTCAAAAGTCAAAGCTGGTGGCTCAAGTAAGAACATCCACAACAACCCTGGCCAACGCCTCGGCGTCAAGCGCTTCGGCGGCCAAAAAGTCAACGCTGGCGAGGTACTCGTCCGCCAAACAGGCGCCACAAAAATCGCTGGCGAGGGCGCGTACATGAGCCGCAACTACACTATCCACGCCGCTAAGTCTGGCGTCGTCACCTTCAAACAGGTCAAGAAAACCAAATTCACCGGCAAAACTGAGCGACGCACTCAGGTTTGCGTCGGCTAG
- a CDS encoding methyltransferase domain-containing protein, with the protein MYITLLGRQPEISLAELAAVFGADCVNRISQQCAEVQTSQFDITTLGGTVKCAKVITELPASRADKASLLAASRFITQHYQAKWAHSPHKITLGLSAYGLAVSARDIQKTGLILKSSLKKSGTSLRLIPNDQPALSTATAHNNKLGGSPHKVELLLVKTTDRRLIIAESRGVQNITAYTRRDRHRPKRDAFVGMLPPKLAQIMLNLALGAGSLAHQRSCSNSATGSASSLSDKSMVLRTALPDAFDLEETAGSRPAVTILDPFCGTGTVLQEALLTGYDVVGTDLSQKMVDYTTENLSWLQSTFTAPGNVIDIHQADATTHHWPSSKHLTAVVCETYLGQPFSAPPAPQKLAEVAGNCNHIITGFLTNIRPQLAPNTSLCIAVPAWYDASGRATHLPLIKNLQKLGYHQLNHIPLIYRRPDQTVARELLILRTSRAPDG; encoded by the coding sequence ATGTACATCACCCTGCTTGGCCGCCAGCCAGAGATCTCGCTCGCCGAACTTGCGGCGGTGTTTGGCGCAGACTGTGTCAATCGCATCAGCCAGCAATGTGCCGAAGTTCAAACATCTCAATTTGACATTACCACCTTAGGCGGCACCGTTAAATGCGCCAAAGTGATCACCGAGCTACCAGCCAGCCGCGCCGATAAAGCCTCGCTCCTCGCCGCTTCGCGCTTCATCACCCAGCATTATCAAGCCAAGTGGGCGCACTCGCCGCATAAAATCACCCTCGGCCTCAGCGCCTATGGCCTAGCTGTGAGCGCCCGTGATATCCAAAAAACCGGCCTCATCCTCAAATCATCTCTCAAAAAATCTGGCACCAGCCTCCGTCTCATCCCGAACGATCAGCCAGCCCTCTCTACCGCCACCGCGCACAATAACAAGCTCGGTGGTTCGCCGCATAAAGTCGAGCTGCTGCTTGTTAAAACGACCGACCGCCGCCTGATCATCGCCGAGAGCCGCGGTGTCCAAAACATCACCGCCTATACCCGCCGCGACCGCCATCGTCCCAAGCGCGACGCTTTCGTTGGCATGCTACCGCCCAAATTAGCGCAGATTATGCTGAATTTAGCACTGGGCGCCGGATCGCTAGCTCATCAAAGATCGTGCAGCAATTCTGCGACGGGGTCGGCTTCCAGCCTCTCCGATAAGTCGATGGTTCTGCGGACGGCGTTGCCGGATGCATTCGACTTGGAGGAGACGGCTGGAAGCCGACCTGCCGTGACGATCCTCGACCCGTTCTGCGGCACCGGCACCGTCCTGCAAGAAGCGCTGCTCACCGGCTACGATGTCGTCGGCACCGACCTCAGCCAGAAAATGGTTGATTACACCACTGAGAACCTGTCGTGGCTACAATCGACCTTCACTGCACCCGGCAACGTCATTGATATCCATCAAGCCGACGCCACCACGCACCACTGGCCGAGCAGCAAACACCTCACCGCCGTCGTCTGCGAAACCTACCTCGGCCAGCCCTTTTCTGCGCCGCCCGCACCCCAAAAACTAGCAGAAGTTGCCGGCAACTGTAATCACATTATCACCGGCTTCCTCACTAATATCCGTCCGCAGCTAGCGCCAAACACATCGCTGTGTATCGCCGTGCCAGCGTGGTACGACGCATCCGGCCGGGCCACTCATCTGCCGCTAATAAAAAACCTCCAAAAACTTGGCTATCACCAACTCAACCACATCCCGCTCATCTATCGCCGCCCCGACCAAACTGTCGCCCGCGAGCTACTGATCTTGCGGACTAGCCGAGCACCGGACGGTTAA